The Victivallis sp. Marseille-Q1083 genome has a window encoding:
- a CDS encoding ammonium transporter, translating to MKILALLFLSVAVLPLAATETADTVAVFTADNLWIMIAGMLVFMMHLGFAAVESGLSRAKNCTNILFKNTLVPPIGILTYALCGFSLMYPGSNWVVGHVLGFQGLGIADPGSGMAYNGHYTYWTDFFFQAMFAATAATIVSGAVAERIKLNVFLIFTLIYVSIVYPVVGSWGWGGGWLAELHFHDFAGSTFVHSVGGWAALAGVILIGPRLGKYVGNHSMPFMGHSMPLATIGVFLLWFGWFGFNGGSVFSAAPDQVSLVLVTTTLGACAGIIAAMLTAWTLLKKPDLSMTLNGCLAGLVGVTAAADCITPAAAVIIGAVSGLIVIPAVLFFDRRHLDDPVGALSVHLVCGIWGTLAVGLFSTNPEYSFKIQLLGVIAVGVVTFPSAFLIFYLLKRTIGIRVSEEEELRGLDLGEHGMEAYAGFQIFSNQ from the coding sequence ATGAAAATTCTTGCCCTGTTGTTTCTGTCGGTTGCCGTCCTGCCCCTGGCGGCAACTGAAACGGCCGACACGGTCGCCGTCTTCACCGCCGACAATTTGTGGATTATGATTGCCGGCATGCTGGTGTTCATGATGCACCTCGGCTTCGCTGCGGTGGAATCCGGTCTCAGCCGCGCCAAAAACTGCACCAATATTCTGTTTAAAAACACGCTGGTGCCGCCGATCGGAATTCTGACTTACGCACTATGCGGCTTTTCCCTGATGTATCCGGGTAGCAACTGGGTCGTCGGTCACGTGCTCGGCTTCCAGGGACTCGGCATCGCCGATCCGGGCAGCGGCATGGCTTACAACGGCCATTACACCTATTGGACGGACTTCTTTTTCCAGGCGATGTTCGCCGCCACGGCCGCCACCATCGTTTCCGGTGCGGTAGCGGAACGGATTAAATTGAATGTATTTTTGATCTTCACTCTGATTTACGTATCGATCGTCTATCCGGTCGTCGGCTCGTGGGGCTGGGGCGGCGGCTGGCTGGCAGAGCTGCATTTCCACGATTTCGCCGGTTCGACCTTCGTCCACAGCGTCGGCGGCTGGGCGGCACTGGCCGGCGTCATCCTGATCGGGCCGCGGCTCGGCAAATATGTCGGCAACCATTCGATGCCGTTCATGGGTCACAGCATGCCATTGGCAACCATCGGGGTTTTTCTGCTGTGGTTCGGCTGGTTCGGTTTCAATGGCGGTTCGGTGTTCAGCGCCGCCCCCGACCAGGTCTCACTGGTCCTGGTGACGACGACCTTGGGGGCCTGCGCCGGCATCATCGCCGCAATGCTGACCGCCTGGACGCTGTTGAAAAAACCGGATCTGTCGATGACGCTGAACGGATGCTTGGCCGGGCTGGTCGGCGTAACGGCGGCGGCGGACTGCATTACCCCGGCGGCCGCCGTCATCATCGGAGCCGTCTCCGGATTGATCGTTATTCCGGCGGTGCTGTTTTTTGACCGCCGTCATCTCGACGACCCGGTCGGCGCCTTATCGGTCCATCTGGTTTGCGGCATCTGGGGAACGCTGGCGGTCGGTTTGTTCTCCACCAACCCGGAGTATTCGTTCAAAATTCAGCTGCTCGGCGTCATTGCCGTCGGGGTGGTCACCTTCCCGAGCGCGTTCCTGATCTTCTACCTGCTGAAACGAACGATCGGCATACGTGTCAGCGAAGAGGAGGAACTGCGCGGTCTGGACCTCGGGGAGCACGGCATGGAGGCGTACGCCGGTTTCCAGATTTTCAGCAACCAGTAA
- a CDS encoding tetratricopeptide repeat protein, translating to MFELIKKTVILWIAAIAFCGLNGCGGKETVPELLDKAYASAVNQQWQQSLDYATQAVKLDPKNVSALMMQALACLRNGQDDAALEAARRAAELDPKNFTAQYLLGRLYAKRSGAGQDAALEPLRRALTLRPRDQNTLLLLIQISGRLNQNSTYTFYRLLTANQANRPEIANQIGIYFATRQKLAEAAKYFVDAYNAAPDNPQIVLNFALFADYYANQPQQAIPRYQRYLELVARNQEMAAKRAMVEARLRQLSRPN from the coding sequence ATGTTCGAGCTGATCAAAAAAACTGTCATTTTATGGATCGCGGCAATCGCCTTCTGCGGGCTCAACGGCTGCGGCGGCAAGGAAACCGTTCCGGAACTGCTGGACAAAGCCTATGCCAGCGCCGTCAATCAGCAGTGGCAGCAGTCGCTGGATTATGCCACCCAGGCGGTAAAACTGGATCCGAAAAATGTTTCGGCGCTGATGATGCAGGCGCTGGCCTGTCTGCGGAACGGACAGGATGACGCGGCGCTGGAAGCGGCCCGGCGGGCGGCGGAACTGGATCCGAAAAATTTCACCGCCCAATACCTGTTGGGACGGCTGTATGCGAAACGGTCCGGTGCCGGGCAGGATGCCGCATTGGAGCCATTGCGCCGAGCGCTGACCCTGCGGCCGAGAGATCAAAACACGTTGTTGCTGCTGATTCAGATCTCCGGCCGCCTGAACCAGAACAGCACCTATACTTTTTACCGGTTGCTCACCGCCAATCAGGCCAACCGGCCGGAAATTGCCAATCAGATCGGAATTTATTTTGCCACCCGTCAAAAACTGGCGGAAGCGGCCAAATATTTCGTGGACGCCTACAATGCGGCACCGGACAATCCGCAGATCGTCTTGAATTTCGCGTTGTTCGCCGATTACTACGCCAACCAGCCGCAACAGGCGATCCCCCGTTATCAGCGATATCTTGAGCTGGTGGCCAGGAATCAGGAGATGGCGGCCAAACGGGCGATGGTGGAAGCGCGGCTCAGACAATTGTCGCGGCCGAATTGA
- the hcp gene encoding hydroxylamine reductase, which produces MFCFQCQETCKNQGCTMRGMCGKSSEAANRMDQLIELLKEIAWRVEASGQKPSPRLGRFLTRSLFITITNANFDPARLQQQIDEAAAERDKLPAAANMPEIPVGVLGTSEEDIRSWRELLTYGMKGIGAYADHAAILGVEDQAVYDFLIKGLAATVKPLSVDALAKLVIECGHVAVLAMAALDRANTSNYGRPEITTVKTGVGKRPGILISGHDLKDMAELLEQTLNSGVDIYTHGEMLPAHYYPAFKKYPHLVGNYGGSWFHQNTEFESFNGPILMTTNCIIPVRDSYQERIFTTGMAGYPGVRHIPDRQPGRQKDFSALIALAKRCQPPTELDDLEIVGGFAHDQVLALADRIIAAIQSGAIKRFIVMGGCDGRHKTREYFTEVAENLPKDTIILTAGCAKYRYNKLKLGEIDGIPRVLDAGQCNDSYSLAVIAMKLQEAFQLENLNQLPISFDLAWYEQKAVAVLLALLALGVKGIRLGPTLPAFLSPNAAKVLIEHFDLKLTGEARQDIAAMMSGQ; this is translated from the coding sequence ATGTTCTGTTTTCAATGCCAGGAGACCTGCAAAAATCAGGGCTGCACGATGCGCGGCATGTGCGGCAAAAGCTCCGAAGCGGCCAATCGGATGGATCAGTTGATCGAATTATTGAAGGAAATTGCCTGGCGGGTCGAAGCTTCCGGGCAAAAACCGTCACCCCGACTCGGTCGTTTTCTCACCCGGTCTTTATTCATTACCATCACCAACGCCAATTTCGATCCGGCGCGCCTGCAGCAGCAAATTGACGAAGCGGCCGCCGAACGTGACAAACTGCCGGCGGCGGCAAATATGCCGGAAATCCCGGTCGGGGTGCTCGGCACCTCCGAGGAAGATATCCGCTCCTGGCGGGAACTGCTCACTTACGGGATGAAAGGAATCGGCGCTTATGCCGACCATGCCGCCATCCTCGGCGTGGAAGATCAAGCCGTCTATGATTTTCTGATCAAAGGACTGGCCGCCACCGTCAAACCGCTTTCGGTCGACGCACTGGCCAAACTGGTCATCGAGTGCGGTCATGTCGCCGTCCTGGCGATGGCGGCTTTGGACCGGGCCAACACGTCCAATTACGGCAGACCGGAAATTACCACCGTCAAAACCGGCGTCGGCAAACGTCCCGGCATCCTGATCTCCGGCCATGACCTGAAAGATATGGCCGAATTGCTGGAGCAGACCCTCAACAGCGGCGTTGACATCTATACCCATGGTGAAATGCTGCCGGCCCACTATTATCCGGCTTTCAAAAAATATCCGCATCTGGTCGGCAACTACGGCGGCTCCTGGTTCCATCAGAACACCGAATTCGAATCTTTCAACGGTCCGATCCTGATGACGACCAACTGCATCATTCCGGTGCGCGACTCTTATCAGGAACGAATTTTCACCACCGGTATGGCCGGTTATCCCGGCGTTCGTCACATTCCGGACCGGCAGCCGGGCCGGCAGAAGGATTTCTCCGCTCTGATCGCATTGGCCAAACGGTGTCAACCGCCGACGGAACTGGACGATCTGGAAATTGTCGGCGGCTTCGCCCATGATCAAGTGCTGGCTCTGGCGGACCGGATCATTGCGGCAATTCAATCCGGCGCCATCAAGCGTTTCATCGTCATGGGCGGCTGCGACGGCCGGCACAAAACCCGGGAGTATTTCACTGAAGTTGCCGAAAATCTGCCGAAAGATACGATCATCCTCACTGCCGGCTGCGCCAAATACCGTTACAACAAACTCAAGCTGGGTGAAATTGACGGAATTCCACGGGTACTGGACGCCGGTCAATGCAACGACTCCTATTCCCTGGCGGTAATCGCCATGAAACTCCAGGAAGCATTTCAACTGGAAAATCTCAATCAATTGCCGATCTCGTTCGATCTGGCTTGGTATGAACAGAAAGCGGTCGCCGTGCTGCTGGCGCTGCTGGCGCTTGGAGTCAAGGGAATCCGACTGGGACCGACGCTGCCGGCATTCCTGTCGCCCAACGCGGCCAAAGTGCTGATCGAACATTTCGATCTGAAGTTGACCGGTGAAGCGCGGCAGGACATTGCGGCCATGATGAGCGGTCAATAA
- a CDS encoding P-II family nitrogen regulator — protein MKLIIAYIKPEKVNAVKRELYNRDIFKISITNALGCGRQKGYVEAYRGAMAEVNLLKKVRLAIAVNDEYVQPTIDGIIAGARTGHIGDGKIFVLPMDDCIRIRTGETGPEAIG, from the coding sequence ATGAAATTGATCATCGCTTATATCAAGCCGGAAAAGGTCAATGCAGTCAAGCGGGAACTCTACAACCGCGATATCTTCAAAATCTCCATCACCAACGCGCTGGGCTGCGGCCGTCAAAAAGGTTACGTCGAAGCTTACCGCGGCGCCATGGCCGAAGTCAATCTGCTGAAGAAAGTGCGATTGGCCATCGCCGTCAACGATGAATACGTCCAGCCGACCATCGACGGCATTATCGCCGGCGCCCGTACCGGCCACATCGGCGACGGCAAAATCTTCGTTCTGCCGATGGATGACTGCATCCGGATCCGCACCGGCGAAACCGGTCCGGAAGCAATCGGTTGA
- the dnaG gene encoding DNA primase, whose amino-acid sequence MNRAIPDDIIEEIRARCDIVDIINVFVPLRKAGSGSWKGLCPFHQERTPSFTVNQSRQHFHCFGCGKGGDVFRFIMEWEKVDFPNAIHLLAARCGVVIPEPQDHGVSAGQAKQRTDQRERLYRINQAFAEFYMRELRQHPESAVARYFVTRAIPPEIADRFQIGAAPDSWDASLRYGQALGFSRDELVEAGIALVNEESGRVYDRFRNRLVFAIWNEQGKVVGFSARTVEADAGGAKYVNSPETPVFKKSQLLYALPLARQAIRDRNFIILCEGQLDVIAVHRAGYPCAVAPQGTAFTEDQARIIKRYTGRVYLAFDMDSAGRKAILRALELLLPLDFEVKMIRWPGGKDPDELYRRNGPEAIAAAVEQPADLLDFLYEYLTGEFDLSTPFGKSRALDRGLEILMKLNNPVAREGYIESLSDRLGLRSDTVFAQLNQLRKRSRSRQPEPELPPEPLQPTEPALPREVRHAEETLLQLALNDAAFARSLAEALPTELLAENLTGQALNEVIALALNDEFDQVLLHLARFADDHPNGELSRILVESCDWEQKLQSKAGADCIATLRRYHRQRQQQTLLARLKAAQTAEEKRELLEAMQKLTAG is encoded by the coding sequence ATGAATCGCGCCATTCCGGACGATATCATTGAGGAAATCCGCGCCCGTTGCGATATCGTCGATATCATCAATGTCTTCGTGCCGCTGCGAAAAGCCGGTTCCGGCAGTTGGAAAGGGCTGTGTCCGTTTCACCAGGAACGGACGCCGTCGTTCACCGTCAATCAGAGCCGCCAGCATTTTCACTGCTTCGGCTGCGGCAAAGGCGGCGATGTTTTCCGTTTTATCATGGAATGGGAAAAGGTGGATTTTCCCAATGCCATTCACCTTCTGGCCGCCCGTTGCGGCGTCGTTATTCCGGAACCGCAGGACCACGGCGTTTCCGCCGGACAGGCCAAGCAGCGCACCGATCAGCGGGAACGGCTCTACCGGATCAATCAGGCTTTTGCCGAATTTTATATGCGGGAATTGCGGCAACATCCGGAATCGGCAGTGGCACGGTATTTCGTCACCCGCGCCATTCCGCCGGAAATTGCCGACCGTTTTCAAATCGGCGCGGCGCCGGACAGTTGGGATGCATCGCTGCGTTACGGCCAGGCACTCGGCTTCAGCCGCGACGAACTGGTCGAAGCGGGGATCGCGCTGGTCAACGAAGAGAGCGGCCGGGTTTATGACCGCTTCCGCAACCGTCTGGTCTTTGCGATCTGGAATGAGCAAGGCAAAGTGGTCGGCTTCAGTGCCCGTACCGTCGAGGCGGATGCCGGCGGCGCCAAATACGTCAACAGTCCGGAAACGCCGGTTTTCAAAAAAAGCCAACTGCTGTACGCTTTGCCGCTGGCCAGGCAGGCAATCCGCGACCGCAATTTCATCATTCTCTGCGAAGGTCAGCTTGACGTCATCGCGGTGCACCGCGCCGGTTATCCCTGCGCGGTGGCGCCACAGGGCACCGCTTTCACCGAGGACCAGGCGCGAATCATCAAACGTTACACCGGCCGCGTTTATTTGGCCTTCGATATGGATTCCGCCGGCCGGAAAGCGATTCTCCGGGCGCTGGAATTGCTGTTGCCGCTGGATTTCGAAGTGAAAATGATTCGCTGGCCGGGCGGCAAAGACCCGGATGAGTTATATCGCAGGAACGGACCGGAAGCGATTGCCGCCGCTGTGGAACAGCCGGCCGATCTGCTGGATTTCCTCTATGAATATCTGACCGGAGAATTCGATTTAAGCACACCATTCGGCAAAAGCCGGGCTTTGGACCGGGGATTGGAAATACTGATGAAGCTGAACAATCCGGTCGCCCGGGAGGGTTATATTGAAAGTTTGAGCGACCGGCTCGGCCTGCGCAGCGATACGGTATTCGCCCAATTGAATCAGTTGCGCAAGCGCAGCCGTTCCCGGCAGCCGGAACCGGAACTGCCGCCGGAACCCCTTCAACCGACCGAACCGGCACTGCCGCGGGAAGTCCGGCATGCGGAAGAGACGCTGCTGCAGCTGGCCTTGAACGACGCGGCCTTCGCCCGCTCGCTGGCGGAAGCACTGCCGACCGAATTGTTGGCGGAAAACCTTACCGGACAGGCGCTGAATGAAGTCATCGCCCTGGCGCTGAACGATGAATTCGATCAGGTTCTTCTCCATCTGGCGCGATTCGCCGATGATCATCCGAACGGCGAATTGAGCCGGATTCTGGTAGAGAGCTGCGATTGGGAGCAGAAGCTGCAATCCAAAGCCGGCGCCGACTGCATCGCCACGTTACGGCGTTATCACCGCCAGCGTCAACAGCAAACCCTGTTGGCCCGCCTGAAAGCCGCGCAAACCGCAGAGGAAAAACGTGAACTGCTGGAGGCGATGCAGAAGCTGACGGCCGGTTGA
- a CDS encoding small basic protein, which yields MSQHPSLRVGGTIRKKRNVMKRYERIDLLRAEKRIPEDKVLGLPKTKPLD from the coding sequence ATGTCACAACATCCGAGTCTCCGCGTCGGCGGCACGATCCGCAAGAAGCGCAATGTTATGAAACGTTATGAGCGCATCGATCTGCTGCGTGCCGAGAAACGCATTCCGGAAGACAAAGTTCTGGGTCTGCCGAAAACCAAGCCGCTGGATTGA
- a CDS encoding IS4 family transposase, whose protein sequence is MHYSSIFQQLFNFIPRHRFEKSVENLSGDRYCKHFTAWRQFLTCLYAQITGKDSLREIENGLLANHDRLYHLGMEVVPKSTLSEAMNRRDPEIFKALFEEILDRALKCAPSHKFRFHNPLYAIDSTTIDLCLNLYDWAHYRKNKGAIKLHTELDLSGNLPCFVMLSNGKIADIRAARENIIIVPDSIYTFDKGYYDLNWFQHIADSEAYFVTRLKDNAKIEFLGQHREANEKRGVLRDEAVWFTGYQSARKYPGELRLIEFLDESTGKTYRFITNNFKLAAASIAGIYKQRWQIEIFFKWIKQNLKIKSFLGTSENAVMTQIYVALIHYLLVAYIKFLHGFKLSLSELTNRIRETLMQNLSLLEVLALNRKTITKPPDWNAPEQLELFNEFLC, encoded by the coding sequence ATGCATTACAGTAGCATCTTTCAGCAGCTTTTCAATTTCATACCGAGACATCGTTTTGAGAAATCCGTAGAAAACTTATCCGGCGACCGCTATTGCAAACATTTTACCGCATGGCGGCAGTTTTTGACGTGCCTTTACGCGCAAATTACGGGCAAAGACTCCTTGCGAGAAATTGAAAACGGTCTTCTTGCAAACCATGATCGGCTGTATCACCTCGGCATGGAGGTTGTTCCAAAATCGACCTTGTCCGAAGCGATGAATCGACGTGATCCGGAGATATTCAAGGCGTTGTTTGAGGAAATTCTTGACCGGGCTTTGAAATGTGCGCCCTCGCACAAGTTCCGATTCCACAATCCGCTGTACGCGATTGACAGCACGACGATTGATCTGTGCCTAAATCTTTACGATTGGGCGCATTATCGTAAAAACAAGGGTGCTATCAAACTTCATACCGAGCTTGATCTATCCGGAAATCTGCCCTGCTTTGTGATGCTGAGCAACGGGAAAATAGCAGATATTCGAGCGGCACGAGAGAACATTATCATCGTTCCGGACAGCATCTACACCTTTGACAAAGGATACTATGATCTGAACTGGTTTCAACACATTGCGGACAGCGAGGCTTATTTTGTCACGAGACTGAAAGACAATGCAAAAATTGAGTTTCTCGGACAGCATCGGGAGGCAAATGAAAAACGTGGGGTTTTGCGGGATGAAGCCGTGTGGTTTACCGGATATCAATCAGCAAGAAAATATCCCGGAGAACTGAGGCTGATTGAGTTCCTGGATGAATCGACCGGAAAAACATACCGCTTCATTACCAACAACTTCAAACTGGCGGCAGCGAGCATTGCCGGAATTTATAAACAGCGTTGGCAGATCGAAATCTTCTTCAAATGGATCAAGCAAAATCTCAAAATCAAGAGCTTTCTTGGAACCAGTGAAAACGCCGTCATGACGCAAATCTATGTCGCGCTTATCCATTATCTTTTGGTCGCATACATCAAATTCCTGCATGGATTCAAGCTCAGCCTCTCGGAATTAACGAACCGAATCCGCGAGACGCTTATGCAGAATCTTTCCCTGCTCGAAGTCCTCGCTCTGAACCGCAAAACCATTACGAAGCCGCCGGATTGGAATGCTCCCGAACAACTCGAACTTTTCAACGAGTTTCTATGCTGA
- a CDS encoding serine/threonine protein kinase, with translation MGVFDRLTPDLVVSCAEQALGMPFGGLTIPLPSYINRVYEIENSEHRRFVIKFYRPGRWPAAAIQEEHRFVLACEAADIPVIAPLRLQTTGTLGCCDNLFSFAIFPKRSGRPLEIREPEDWRRLGMLLARMHLSGDTLTIRHRTVFTPDRATRQAIENLLNGDFISSRPLRENFHRTAFRLLDRLLDAFERVELTVLHGDCHCGNILDRPDEGMMLIDFDDMLIGPAVQDLWLLLPDYAPRCQEELELLLEGYEMLRDFDRRTLKLIEPLRAMRMLYFLDWCSRQIGDYQFQRLYPDWGSDNFWRREIGDLNQQLQIIQETL, from the coding sequence ATGGGAGTCTTTGACCGATTGACGCCGGATCTGGTGGTAAGCTGTGCCGAACAGGCGCTCGGAATGCCATTCGGCGGCCTGACGATTCCGTTGCCCAGCTACATCAATCGGGTTTACGAAATCGAAAACAGTGAACATCGGCGTTTCGTCATCAAATTTTACCGGCCAGGACGCTGGCCGGCAGCAGCCATTCAGGAAGAACATCGCTTCGTGCTGGCTTGCGAAGCGGCGGATATTCCGGTCATCGCACCGTTGCGCCTCCAGACGACCGGAACGCTGGGGTGCTGTGACAATCTCTTTTCTTTTGCAATCTTCCCCAAACGCTCCGGACGGCCGTTGGAAATCAGAGAGCCGGAGGATTGGCGGCGGCTCGGCATGCTGCTGGCCAGAATGCATTTATCCGGCGATACTTTGACGATTCGCCATCGTACGGTCTTCACGCCGGACCGGGCAACGCGCCAGGCGATTGAAAATTTATTGAACGGAGATTTCATCAGCAGCCGGCCGCTCCGGGAGAACTTTCACCGTACTGCCTTCCGGCTGCTGGACCGGCTGCTGGACGCCTTCGAAAGGGTGGAGTTGACAGTTTTGCACGGCGACTGCCATTGCGGCAATATTCTGGACCGACCGGACGAAGGCATGATGTTGATCGATTTCGACGATATGCTGATCGGGCCGGCGGTACAGGATTTGTGGCTGTTGCTGCCGGATTATGCCCCGCGTTGCCAGGAAGAATTGGAACTGCTGCTGGAAGGGTATGAAATGCTGCGTGACTTCGACCGGCGAACCTTAAAGCTGATCGAACCCTTGCGGGCAATGCGAATGCTCTATTTCCTGGATTGGTGCAGCCGGCAAATCGGCGATTACCAATTCCAGCGGCTCTATCCGGACTGGGGCAGCGACAACTTCTGGCGGCGGGAAATCGGCGACCTGAATCAGCAATTGCAAATCATCCAGGAAACACTCTGA
- a CDS encoding bifunctional UDP-sugar hydrolase/5'-nucleotidase: MESVRMGWWCGVFRLFLILLSCAATADSVTLTILNTSDTHGALSPGWRQLAGEIRQWRKKVAPEACLLIDCGDTLQGSYEAAQDGGAAMVAILNELQYDVWVPGNHDFEFGIDNFRQRAAEFRGQMPAANLKLAGWPGCPVAWLERSGVKIAVIGLTEPAIADRLWQPQRQLEILDTFTAAAQALREAAAGGAEIIIAACHFGEYGRPFGCRDLLRQFPGIDLVLAGHTHQIVPGVAMYGSWFVQSGSHAAQLAVVQLEFDRQTRQVGRIVSRIVEIAPEQSSGARLQGSENEAEWDVSPPSAKNPELQMAQLAAEAMRSAGGTDLAIYGYYGNVTAIARQWSPRDLYEYYPFQDRIVVLNLSRTQVTSLKHELAEMTAQRRYYTAAISGEENLPPDREPVSLAVTSYFAAGAGGLLPLLRDAAGACHDPAAPAPLVREAIAAYLTARQGRWPAGVPLKEAPATD, from the coding sequence ATGGAAAGTGTGAGAATGGGATGGTGGTGCGGGGTTTTCCGGCTGTTTCTGATCCTGTTGAGCTGTGCGGCGACGGCGGATTCCGTCACGCTCACGATTCTGAATACCAGCGATACCCACGGCGCGCTGTCGCCCGGCTGGCGGCAGTTGGCCGGAGAGATCCGGCAATGGCGGAAAAAGGTTGCGCCGGAAGCGTGTCTGTTGATCGATTGCGGCGACACATTGCAGGGCAGTTACGAAGCGGCACAGGACGGCGGCGCCGCGATGGTGGCAATCCTCAATGAATTGCAATACGATGTCTGGGTGCCCGGCAATCACGATTTTGAGTTCGGCATTGACAATTTTCGGCAGCGGGCGGCGGAATTCCGCGGCCAAATGCCGGCCGCCAATTTGAAGCTGGCCGGTTGGCCGGGGTGCCCGGTGGCCTGGCTGGAACGCTCCGGCGTGAAAATTGCGGTGATCGGTTTGACGGAACCGGCCATTGCCGACCGTTTGTGGCAGCCGCAGCGACAATTGGAAATTCTGGATACTTTTACTGCCGCGGCGCAGGCGTTGCGGGAAGCCGCAGCCGGCGGAGCGGAAATCATCATCGCCGCCTGTCATTTCGGCGAATATGGCCGTCCGTTCGGCTGCCGGGACTTGCTGCGGCAATTCCCGGGAATCGACCTGGTGCTGGCCGGACACACCCATCAGATTGTTCCGGGGGTAGCGATGTATGGCAGTTGGTTCGTTCAGAGCGGCAGCCATGCCGCCCAACTGGCCGTCGTTCAATTGGAGTTCGATCGGCAGACCCGGCAAGTTGGCCGGATTGTTTCCCGGATCGTCGAAATTGCGCCGGAGCAGTCGTCCGGGGCCCGGTTGCAAGGTTCGGAGAACGAGGCGGAGTGGGACGTTTCGCCGCCATCGGCTAAAAATCCGGAATTGCAGATGGCCCAGCTGGCGGCCGAAGCGATGCGTTCGGCCGGCGGCACCGATCTGGCGATCTACGGCTATTATGGCAATGTCACGGCCATTGCCCGCCAATGGTCGCCGCGCGATTTGTATGAGTACTACCCGTTTCAGGACCGGATTGTCGTTTTGAATCTTTCACGGACCCAGGTGACGTCACTGAAGCACGAACTGGCGGAGATGACGGCGCAACGGCGGTATTATACGGCAGCGATCAGCGGAGAAGAGAACCTGCCGCCGGATCGGGAACCGGTCTCCCTGGCGGTGACCAGTTATTTTGCCGCCGGCGCCGGCGGTTTACTGCCGCTGCTGCGGGACGCTGCTGGAGCGTGCCACGACCCGGCGGCGCCGGCTCCGTTGGTTCGGGAGGCGATTGCGGCGTATTTGACGGCGCGGCAGGGCCGCTGGCCGGCCGGTGTTCCCCTGAAGGAAGCGCCGGCAACGGATTGA